One Pseudodesulfovibrio sp. S3 genomic window, ACCGATCAGGGCCACGGAGAGCGCCGCAGGGAATGCGCCCAAGGATACCAGCAGAAGGCCGGTTCCCTCATAGAGCATGATGATCGAGATGGCCCAGATGGAGATGACCCGGCCCTTGTGGGCGAACCAGGCGATGATCGCATAGGTGGCCACGGCCAGGATGCCCATTCCCCAAGTCTCGCCCGTATTCAGCGCCAGCCCTTTGAGTACTGCGGTCACGGTCTTGATGATCAGAAAACCGACGAGCACGGTCTCGCGCCGCAGGAGAAATTCGATCAGCGTGCGCATGGCCTAGCCCTTCAGTTCCTTCTTGTACCGCTCGTTTTCGCTGTACAGGCAGCCGCAGTACTGCTGCCGGTATATCCCCCACTCCTTGGAGGTCTCGATGCCCTCCTGCCAGCCTTCGCGGAAGTCGTGATAGAGAAAGTTCGTATGGGCCGATTCCAGGTCGTGTGCGAGGGCCGCGATGCCATCGTGTTTCTGGTGTTTTGAATAGAGCAGCGTGGTGGTGAAAAAATTGAATCCGCCCTTCTTCGCGATCTGCGCCGTGCGCTCCATGCGCATGGCATAACAGTGGAAACAGCGATTGTTCTCGCGGTGGGCCACGGCCCGGAACCACTCCTGCGGCCGGTATTCGTCGTCCTTGACGATGACCCTGATGCCGAGCTTCTCGGCCACGGCCAAACACCCGTCCCGCCGCTTCACGTATTCCATGAGCGGATGGATGTTCGGGTTGTAAAACAGACCCGTGACCTCATATCCCTGGTCCAGAAGGGTTTTCAGGGTGGTGATGGAACACGGTCCGCAACAGATATGGAGAAGCACTCTTTTCATATGGCAGCCAGTTTGAGCGCATTTGCCCCGGTTTGTAAAGGGAGGGGAGGGGGTGATGCCTTCCCCCAGACCTCCATCCCCTCCCTTTCCCAAACTTTTTGGTGTCGCTTTGCGGGGTGGGACGAAACATTGTCAAAGTGCTTTTCCTGTGCATTCTTTATCAAAACGGGGTGTTGCGGATATCCCGTGTTACGCTTTTCGCAAATAATCAAGGGCTGCCGTGGGCAGTTCAAAGGAGAAAGCGAATGCGCGTATTTGAAATGGAACTGAGGCGCGACCAGAACGGTCGCATTGTCGATAAAATCGAAATGGTTAAGGGAAGACCGGTCGCAGGGGTCTACGCTTATGACGCAGCGGGGCGTCTGTTTGAGGCGCGCATTGACGGGCGGCTTGTCTGCCGGTGCTATTACGACAAGGCGGGCCGCCGTATGCGGGATTATCTGCCCGCAACTGCCCAATGCCATGCGCCGGGAAGATGGGGCCGTGTTCATCCTGCACGTTGATCAGGTCGGCTCCTTGCGAATTGTTGCCGACACCAGTGGCTACGTGATAAAGGAGGTTCTGTATGATCCCTTCGGCGGCATCACGGAGGACATCAGTCCGTGGCTTGCCCGACCCCATCGGGGATGCCGGAGGCGGCCCGGACTGGTACGGGTATTGTCTGGATGATCCGGTCAACGGGGTGGCCCCAATGTCTTTTCATCGATCCCCGCTCCATGGTAGGCTGTTTTCCTGAACCGTCAGCGAGGACACTCCATGCCTGAATATACCGGTATCAATCATTTGGCCATGGTCACCGGCGATATGGACGCCACTATCCGTTTCTGGCGCGATCTGCTGGGGATGCGCATGATCATCGGGTTGGGGCATCCCGGGTATCGCCATTACTTCTTCGAGATATCCGAAAACGACATGATCGCCTTTTTCGAGTGGCCCGGTGTGGAGCCGCTGGAAGAGCGGGACCACGGGTTCCCGGTCAAGGGGCGGATCGGTTTCGACCACATTTCCTTTGGCGTGGCTTCGGAAGACGATTTGTGGGAGATCAAAGACAAGCTGGAGGCCGCCGATATCTGGTGTTCCGAGGTGGTCGATCACGGGTTCATCCATTCCATCTACGCCTTTGATCCCAACAACATCCCCATCGAGTTCAGTTCCAGTGTGCCCGGTGTGGACCTGCGCAAAACCCCGGTCATGACCGACACCGATCCCAGCAGCGAGGCTCTCAAGGGCCCGGAGCCGCAGACCGGGGTGTGGCCCGCAGTGGGCAGCCCCACGCCCGCGAGCGAACGGGCCTCCTACGAGGGCGAGGGTCGGAAGGTGATTGAGGCCCTGCGCAAGCTGGAGGCCGGGGAATAGAGCGGCCAGGCTGTCGAGTTTCTCTTGTAAATGGTCCGCAAGTCACCTAGGGCTTTTGGCTCAAGGAGAAACCGTGACCAGACCCGCTGCCCATATTTCCTTTCAGTACCCCTGCCGCAGGGGCGCCTTCATCCGCCGCATAAAGCGGTTTACCGTGGAGGCCGAGGCCCTGGACGGGCCGGACAGGGGCGTCATCCTCAAGGCGCACACCAACAATACGGGTTCCATGCTCGGTCTGCTCAAGCCGGGCGCAACGGCCCTGCTTTCTCCCGCCGCCAATCCCGACCGCAAGCTCAAGTACACCCTCGAAGGGCTGGAACTGTCCGGGGCCATGGTCGGGGTGAACACCCTCACGCCCAACCGCATGTTGTATGCGGCCTGGCAGGCCGGGGCCATGGCCGAGATGGACGGCTACGCGCATTTTCAGAAGGAAGCCAAGGTGGGGCAGAGCCGTCTTGACGCGCACCTCTTCGGCGAGCGCGGCGAGCTCTGGGTGGAATGCAAGAACGTGACCATGGTCGAGGACGGCGTGGCCTGCTTCCCGGACGCGGTCACCGAGCGGGGACAGAAGCATCTGCACGAGCTCATGTCCCTTGCTGAAACCGGGGTGCGGGTGGCCCTGTTCTTCCTGGTTCAGCGGCCTGACGGCCACTGCTTCGGCCCGGCGGATTTCGTTGATCCTGTCTATGCGCAGCTGTTTTATCGGGCCTTGGATGCAGGCGTGGAGGCGTGGCCGTATGTGGCTGAAGTGGATGAAAACGGCATACGCCTGGGCCACAGGCTGAAGGTGGTGCGGCCGTGAGTTCGCTTTTGGTCGGTGCAATCCTCATCAGCTTTTCGTCGGTCATGGTGGTCCTGGCCGGGCTGCCGCCGGATGTGACCGGATTCTATCGGCTGACGATCGGCGGACTGGCCATGCTGGCGTTCCTGGCCCGGCAGGGCAAGCTCGGGTTGTTCACGCCCAATGTCCTCAAGTGGGGGTTGGTGGCCGGGGTGTTCTTTGCCGGGGACTTCGTGTTCTGGCACCGGTCCATTACCTTTGTGGGACCCGGCCTTTCCACCATGCTCGGCAATTTCCAGGTCATTCCCATGGCGGTCGTATCCGCGCTGTTCTTCAAGGAGCGGATGCCGCCACGGCTGTATATTGCCATACTTTTGGCTCTGGCCGGACTCTATCTCATGGTGGGCGTGGGATGGGACGGGTTTACTTCCGACTATCGGATGGGCGTGATCTTCGGCCTGCTCACCGCAGTGTTCTATGCCCTGTACATGCTCTCCCTCAAGTATGCCCTGGCCAAGGACCGTGCGGATTCGCTGGT contains:
- a CDS encoding epoxyqueuosine reductase QueH; the protein is MKRVLLHICCGPCSITTLKTLLDQGYEVTGLFYNPNIHPLMEYVKRRDGCLAVAEKLGIRVIVKDDEYRPQEWFRAVAHRENNRCFHCYAMRMERTAQIAKKGGFNFFTTTLLYSKHQKHDGIAALAHDLESAHTNFLYHDFREGWQEGIETSKEWGIYRQQYCGCLYSENERYKKELKG
- a CDS encoding VOC family protein — translated: MPEYTGINHLAMVTGDMDATIRFWRDLLGMRMIIGLGHPGYRHYFFEISENDMIAFFEWPGVEPLEERDHGFPVKGRIGFDHISFGVASEDDLWEIKDKLEAADIWCSEVVDHGFIHSIYAFDPNNIPIEFSSSVPGVDLRKTPVMTDTDPSSEALKGPEPQTGVWPAVGSPTPASERASYEGEGRKVIEALRKLEAGE
- the sfsA gene encoding DNA/RNA nuclease SfsA, which codes for MTRPAAHISFQYPCRRGAFIRRIKRFTVEAEALDGPDRGVILKAHTNNTGSMLGLLKPGATALLSPAANPDRKLKYTLEGLELSGAMVGVNTLTPNRMLYAAWQAGAMAEMDGYAHFQKEAKVGQSRLDAHLFGERGELWVECKNVTMVEDGVACFPDAVTERGQKHLHELMSLAETGVRVALFFLVQRPDGHCFGPADFVDPVYAQLFYRALDAGVEAWPYVAEVDENGIRLGHRLKVVRP
- a CDS encoding DMT family transporter, with amino-acid sequence MSSLLVGAILISFSSVMVVLAGLPPDVTGFYRLTIGGLAMLAFLARQGKLGLFTPNVLKWGLVAGVFFAGDFVFWHRSITFVGPGLSTMLGNFQVIPMAVVSALFFKERMPPRLYIAILLALAGLYLMVGVGWDGFTSDYRMGVIFGLLTAVFYALYMLSLKYALAKDRADSLVMAAAAALFTGALLGGLAVGQGQAFAFPSVQSVVAIAALALICHAVGWFLITRGIQAVRGALVGLILLLQPTLSFLWDILFFGKPVNWVELSGVGLALVGIYIGSIKDRK